TGCCGGTTTTTTATTACAAGCAGATCAAGAGCTACGAAAGCGTGTCTTCGCTAAGTTCGGAAAGTGCAAAGGCGGTGGCTTCCCAGCAGTCAGCGGCAGCCGGCGGAGCTTTAGCGGAGTGTGAACCGTACTATGATAGCGTACCCCTCGACAATGGCGATGGAGAATACGTTTTCATTAAGCCCGGTCGCACCGGATCCTCATCCAGTCGCGATGATTTGTCGACGCCTGGCAGCAGCATTTTGCCTTTGGCTAATGTAGCGGATCCCGAATCTCCAGGCAGGACCTCTAACTACGTCAACATCGATTTCTTCCTACAGTGAGCTTAAGTTTCAGATAAAATCTAATCAAATTATTGAtacttatattttgtataataattttaaaggcAAAGTAATGAGACGCGCTCCAGTTCGCTAGACAGTGACGGGGAGTACGAGGGTCCGCCCATATTACGCACCATTTCGCACGACGATCAAACCACAACACAAACTACTCCGGGAGCAATTCGCAAGGTTCGTTGTCAGTTCATTGAAGACCGCCCCTGCCCCAGTCCTCTGTGACCGTTATCCGGCTACTTAGTGCCCAAGCAACCCTTTTTATTTCTGTCATTTTGAGTTTTTAATCATCTCCCAATCGTAGTCAACATATATTAGCAAAGTGTCTAAAAGCTAACAAGTAGGTTAATGCATTACCAGCCCAAATGACTTAGACGACTTTGCTTTCAAAATGCATGTGCTAATTTACAGTGCCCTGAAATCCAGCGCTTCAGAAcaaaaaattcatatttttataccgTAAAATACAGTACAGTACagtaaaataaagtatatatattcgtgatcaggatcaatagccgagtcgatctgtcAATGACCGTCTGTCCGtctgaacgtcgagatctcaggaactataaaagctaaaaggtTGAGAAttagcatacagattctagagacaatgacgcagcgcaagtttgttgatccatgttgccacacccactctaTCGCccacaaaccaaacaaaactgccacgcccacacttttaataAATGTCTTGAtcttttttcaaatttgtattagtcttgtaaacgtccatcaatttgcaaaaaaatgattGCAACGACCTAAAACCGCCCACAGCTTCcgcgcccacatttttgaaaaacttttcgatGTTGTTCAATagctttattattattagtcttgttaattttgatcgatttccaaaaaaaatgtttgccacgTCCATTCTAAAGCCCTagaactgccacgcccacacttttgaaaaattgttggatattttttataatgttattagtcgcttaaatttctatcgacttgccaaaaaacttttttccacTCAAACGCCCTAAAGCTGCCAAAACAGTCGAGCCCCacttttcaacaattttaaaacgttttctcattttattccccaatatctatcgatatcccagaaataTGATGAAACTTCGTGTTCGCACTAACACTAGCTaagtaacaggtatctgatagtcgggaaactcgactatagcattctctattgtttttaataatattatttttgtttcgcttaattaagatttcatttcaattaaaaatcctTAATGAAATTCATAACCATCAACACTCTAAGAGTTAACTTTATAACTAACACTGAACTAACGAAGATTATtcgtttctgttttcttttcccAACAGAACTTAGTTTCGGCGATACTTGTAAGTACCGGATACGGATAATCAGTCAAAGGTTCTTACTTCGACTTTGTAGCTTTAATTTACCAACAGTAGATGCTTATTAATGTAGTATGGCTACTATAGATCTTTTCATACATTTGGATATATCTGTAcattgttttttcttgtttttaatttatatagtTTGCATGTTTCTCAGTTAAGTTTTACCATAGTTTGTGCTTAAGCTTTCGCCCACAATTAAGCCAACAATTTTTACAGACACTAATGATCGATTTTCCTACATCGCTTCTGACTGGTTACTCCTATCTATTGTTCATTAATCACAGTATACCTTTCTCTGTCTCATTCATGCAAATTTGGGTTTGTAGCCAGTGTGTATGTAGTCttgcaaaaatgttataatttttttacaaCTAACTGTATCGGCTCGACGACaccatatataatatatagttgTGAAAAGGCATCTGTAGCGGGTTTAGGAAAGTTTTCACCTCATCTAACAcgttttatgtgtttttataCCACTTACAACTACACATCTCATCCAAGTGATTCGCTTTTTCACAGGTTTGTGGAAATGCGCGCGGTGCTAAAATACGATCCATACTTAGCTCAATTATTCAAAGTGAGACTATCTACGTTGAATGCCTCAATAAAATGATGCAGGTAAGTAATTCGGATCTTATAAACTTCGTTTTGTGGGAAGGTATAGAAATCGGTTTTCTCAggatattaaaattaaatataaaaataacgaTAAATTATATGCTGtttaaatttcagttttaaacCAAAAACTAGTTAAAGCAGGAATGAAAAAAGttattattaatacattttcgTACTGCTCATATGACAGCTTTATGAATTAGTTGTCCGATTTGCatcaatataaaataaaaaacaaattttttttcgatttatcCTATGGCAGTTGTGTGATATGGGTCCGTTTCGGCCCGTTCCGGCACGCTCCGACCTATATACCTCCTGTTGATAttgattaaaaaaatttattttttgcgtCACAAGCTTCTGACTGAAATTAATACTCTAAAAGGGTATTAAAAAGTGGGGGTCGTGACGGAGTTACAACGTGATTTAATGATAAGGTAAAATTGCTAATATGGCTAATTCTTATTCTTACCAAATGCAGTACAAGAAGGCCATCCACGCAACCCTAACTACTTCGCAGCCTGTGATcagggaggaggaggagaacaCAATTTTCTTCAAAATTGATGAGCTTTTTGATCTGCATACCGCTTTCTTATCTGATTTAAAGACTATTGTGTCTCACGAGGGTGGTGATGTGCTGATCGGTGAGCCGTTTCGTAGACTGGCAGAGATGTTTGACTTATACAGTGCCTTTTTGCACAACTACAAAAATGCTATTGAGACTGTGAAGAAGTGCAGTGCCAATAACCCCCAGTTCAAAAAGATCGTCTCCACTATTGTGCTTAATCTGCAGACGGAACAATCGCTAACTCTCGAGGATCTATTGCACAAACCAGTTGCGAGGGTGCAAATCAACGCGTTGGTCTTCAACGACTTGCTGCGCGAAACCCCAAATGCGCATCCGGATCACCAGCCATTAAGGCAGGCGCAAAAGATTATTCAGATGTTCCTAAATCAGTTCAATGTGGTCAATCAGCGGCTGCCCATtgaatcaaatcgaaatttaAGACGCATGGTGCGTAATTCGTTTATTGTGGAACTTGTCGATGGGCATCGTAAGCTGCGTCatctctttctttttaatgaTGTCATCGCATGTGCCAAATACAAGGCATTAGGCCGTGATCGAATCGACTATGAGCTCAAGTGGTTCATTCCGCTAAAGGACGTATCCATTTACGAGGAAGCAGATCCGGCGGTCGAGCTTAAGGAATCTAGTCCAGCGAACATTTCGCAAGTAAAACGCAATTTGCGTTCTGTTCGAGATCAATTGGCCATGGAGGTGGCTAACAGTGGAAGTGGAGCCTTTCGTTCCGGTGATAAGTATCGCCGTAAGCTGGCGGATCTGGAATCACAGCTGGTGCTGGCAACGCCCAATTTAGTGTTGCGCCTGGGGAACaaggcaaataataaaaccataaCCTTCTTTCTTAGCTCGGATTTTGAGAGGACCCAGTGGATGGACTCAATCTTATCCCTTAAGGTTAGTTTCTGTGACCTACATCAGCTTAATAAGGCGATAAATCacgtacatatttatgtagcAAAAATGCAACCTGCCTGGAGCAAATACTATTAATTCCTTGGAGGTTACCGCTTTCATTGTGGCCATGCAGAAGGGCATGAAAACCGAAATGGGTTCATATCTTATGCGTAACACTAACGACGAGAGCCTGCTGGTTGGAGACCTGTACATGGGAGTCCAGGGATTGGAAGGACTGGAGCAAGCGAACGACCTGTACATATGCGTCGAGGTGGACTCCTATGGCCACTATTTTCGCAAGGCCACCACCAAGAAGATATGTCGCAGTCAAATGCCGCTCTGGAACGAAAGTTTTATGCTGGAACTAGAGGGCAGCCAGAATGTGCGCATTCTTCTATATGAGGCTAAAGAGCGACCGGTTCTTAAAGCCAAGCACATACTTAAGGTGGGAGTTAATAGTTAATctttgttattaaattttacattaaTAATTCCGCTTGATTCCATAGTTGAGTTTAAGTTGGTTGACAGAAACAACGCAGCCGAAGTCAATTAAACTTACTGAGACCTTAGAGCTCGGCTGTAGCTTCCGTTTTATACCAGGCGAGCTCTTCCGCGGCAACACAAAGCCAGGAGCCCTTTTCGGTGCCAAAATGAGTCAAGtattaaagtaaataatagttccatatataaaataacagCACCACCTTTCGTGAAATGAAAATAGTGAAGATCTTGATATCAAGatataattcaatatattaataaactttctgagtaaatattattaaaaaaggaataattatatatttctgtTTATTCAGACGTGAAAAACGCGACATTCCGTTCATCATAGGCGCCTGCATTCGGGAGGTAGAGCGGCGTGGGATGCTGGAGGTTGGCTGCTACCGCGTCAGCGGTTCCGCTTCAGATTTGGCGAAGCTGAAGAAGGCCTTTGAGTCTGGTGAATATATGGCTTTGATGGGTAACCATGTCTTATTACTAATTTGGacctaattttattttctttagaTGCCTATGAGGCGGAGCAGTTGCTACGAGAGGTGGACATCCATTCGGTCACTGGCATTCTGAAAACTTTTTTAAGGGAGCTCCCCGAGGCTCTTTTCACGGATCAACTTTATCCACGATTTTTCGACACATTCAGCGCctttagcaacaacaacgaatcCACACGAATCAACGAACTTCTCAAAGTTTTTGAGGAGTTGCCACAGGCCAACAAAGCCTCCATTACTTCGATATTAGATCATTTAATAaggtttgttttttatagcAACATGGACGTTTAAAATACACTTATTTTGGTCACTACTTATTGTAGAGTCCACGAAAAGGAGACAGATAACAAGATGTCGTTGCACAATCTGGCCATGGTGTTTGGACCAACCTTGCTGAGGCCGGGCCAAACGCAGGTGAAGCAGAAGGATCCACTGGCAGCCAGCACAGTCGACGTTATGGCTCAGGCAGGAATCCTATACTGCTTTCTTCAGGCACGGATCAAGAAGGATTAGGATTTCGTGAGCAGTTTACACAGATACatatggaaatatatatatatatgtacaaaaattatattttttttacaaacaATAGTAATAATACGAACGAAGTTGATGGATAGCctactcatacgccacgtctCGATCTTAATGACAACCccttatattatatataaaaccgCCCAACTACCTTGAAATTACGGAAAAGGCCATGAAATTCCGAAAACACCATAAAATCCTGGTGCTGCCTACTGTATATACCAGAATCCgtaaaagcaaatataaaccGAATATGATGATATGACGAGGAAAAGGGAAACACCAGGATCTATGTAAGGGTCCAGGGATGTCACATATCAGCTCATTGTCGGGTCATCCATGCACATCGCACATCTGGAATTAGCAAGTGTTTAACACTTGTACATCGCTGCTTCTCCGCTTACTGAAAATTACTCCCATATATACACGTACTTCACTAGATATGTACATTTGGATGCGACTTCTGCTTACCGCaacaattgcaaaaaaaagggcagaaaaatggcaaatattttaaataattcaataattaaCGTATATATCTACAAACATAggtatatatttaactatatatttataatatatataaattattacttattaagttataattattataataatcaataatgcataaatatatttacaagtaataataatattaatattatattatatatgtatatatatatatatttatatatatatatatatatatatctacaatatatataattatatatatgcattattgcttatatatataatatacatataaatgcttatataattattaattatattatattatattaataattaatataatatattaatataatgttatataatataatacaatattaatataatattaatataatatattaatatatatatattaatttacagAAGTAGTGGTAGCGAGTTTTTTCGGCTGAttgatataaaatatgtatgccTTTAAAAttccgttttttttattttttttttaatatttaggttttatataaaaaattacttaaaataaaaaataatctaTTTAGATATTGCTATAGGGCTTCGAGATTATTATTCAGGCATTGTAATTATATTGCAGGGATGATTTTTATattagtattttaaaaattatattgtgAACTTTATACATTTTCAAGCTAGGCCTGGATATTATTGCCTTTCCTCGTCCTCTTGTTTTGGCTGCACATATTCCTCTACAACGAAGAGGGATTTATACCCTGGTTTCGGCGAATGGGATGCCCGACTGCCGCCGAATTAGATCACCGTCTGCTTGCAATTCTCCTCCACGTCCAGGTTGTTTCGCGCTTTCGGGCTGTTCTTGGAGATTTAGTCAACAAATCCAAAGTCACGATGCGAGTACGTAAGGAATGGAGTTCACCAAAGGCTCTAGGAATTAGAAATAGTAATTGAAATTTCTTAACAGGTATGACCACAATGTACTCGAATATGTCTCAAACGTCTCGAATTTTTTATCTTGAGTCCTGAAAACGATCAGAGCGTTAACCaactgaaataatatttttgggaCCTTTGGATTACTTTAGATCACTGCGCTTAAATCCGCTGGATTGCTATCAATTTGGGCGAACTGCAAGTTCTTATAAGTTCATGTCGTCATTTCTGTCACTGAGGAAATCGTCGAGTTAATGAAGCCGTTGGGTtaggaaatttaattttatgggaTTTTAAGGAATCTTTAACTTGGCAATTTAAGCGGTGTGAATGCTACCCAGATGTCGGAAGTGTCTTCTTTAACTTCCAGTTTTTCCGTATGCTTGTTCTGTTTTCGAAATCACTGGCTCTCCAGTCCAACAAAGTtagattatttttgatctttttGCATGTCAACttgaaaattttgttttcatctcATTTTCATACTTTCGAAATGCGTTAATATCCTCCAATCCCGTAAAAATCAACTACAGACTGCCGGCAGATTTTTAATAGTATACCATCTGACAAAGCTGCAAATTAACCACAGGCACAGGTCCGAATTGCTGAAAAAAGTTGCGCACCTTTTCAACAGATCTTTAGGCCACTTTTCGAAAGAATATCATCCCGAACTCGATATTATTTTCTCTGGATAAACTGATAATGCGTTTACTTTTACTACTTCGCATTACGCCTATCGACGGGGACTGGAGACACTTGTTGTTTACTAATGCTTGCTTTAATCGCCTTGTTCTTCTCGGTGAAGTTCACTTTCAAAGAGCTGCTTTACAAAAATTCGACACATTTTCTGTGGGTACTTCAATGACTATAATTTAGTTCAATTGAAATAACGGAAATGATAGAGCCGTGCAATAGAATTGCAAAAATACGATAGTATTATCGATAGTACCTCGGTCACCAACATCGATATGTCTAAGATAATCACTATAGTCGAATGCTTATTACGTTGTATGCATGGGGTTCAATACCAAAATAATgtaaggaaaaataaaatacattgtCTTACAACCAGTTTATTATAAATGGATTAAAtggaacaaattaaaatatttaaaacattttttacttaaacatttcaaaatgcGCCTTGCAAATTGgacttattttcattttggatACATTGAGTGGGGGAATTCAAGCTGGTTTCTCCAACCTTTTCAATACATATGCAAGTTATCTAGTTCTGCACCGTAATCTATCCTGGTCAAGTCTAATCGCATCATCGAGGCTACTGAATCAATAGCTTTCTGTTCCTCCTGCACAACTATTTGTACTTCGAACTGTATTTCCTTTAACTTATTGGTATACGGCCCATTTTCTCttgcatgtatgtacataagtacaATGATTACCATGGTACACATCGAAACTGTTGTGAATAGCAACACTGAACATTTTCTacgtataaaatatatgtacatatttatgtgaCAATAGTGTTGACGTTGACGCACAgactatgtatgtatatattgtcGTGAACTAAGTCAAGTTTATTTAACAGAAAACTCCAAGCCAATATAATGCGAAACCCCGCGAATATCATGTAGAATACTTCTATACAAATTATATGTTGATTATCTTTGGTTTAaggtatattttattaaaaaatgctTCTCTCCCAGTGAGACAGCTCACTTCATTTATAAgaatatataacatttttaagtCTATAGTATAGATATTTATAAGCATCAGATGCCATCTGATTGTGCATTACTTCGTTGCAGACacgaaaaaaaggaagaagaaCCAAGTACACTTCgaagatacatatatgggaTATTAATCAACAATTCACAACTCGACTGCCAAAAGGTTACAAAACCAATTGACTTTGACGTACGAAGGTATTCAGATTCCATCACTTTTTAAAGCATATTTTAAGTATTCGGATAACGGGTGCCTCAAAAAAGGCGGATATGACAAAGGCGGATCCGAACGACACGACGGCGTTGCCTAAAAACAAGGTCAGGATGAGAGGATTGCTTAGGTGAACAGTGCCGCTCATGTGCGAAGAGCAAATGAACATTATGATGGGATGGATCAGATAGGCACAGTATGTGAGTCGTGAAAGTGGCCACATAACACGATACGACAGTATTGCATTTACGGTTGGCACAAGGCCCCAACAGCAGGATAACACGATCCACACTAGCCCACATCCGAAGGCTGTgtgggccacgcccacgtaAAAGGCACTGCTGGTGGTGCCTAAATGTCCTTCCCAAACCCCAAAGACCACGATCAGAAGTACGAAAAGACTGCATGCCCAAAGGAAAAGGTTTAAACGCCTGGAAATTAGCGGCGGAGTCTTCACCTTATACAAAACGTATCCGGTGCACATTCctgtaaaataaatgaagaggTGCATAATTAGGGTAAGTCAAGAATTAAATTCACATTTTcaagtatatatgtacatatatacctatatTATTGCTATGTGttcattgaaaatattattttaaacatattttaaacatacaATATATGCCTTTGAActgtttttatattatttatggttttaaGTCAGCAATTTGCAACGCGTCATCGATATCGATATGGCCACgtttgtccgtctgtccgtttATCTCTCAGTTTTAAAACTTTCTTCATGcaaaattttcgaaaagtcACCTTTCTATTGCAGGTATCAAGGGCGTCGCCAGGGTAAGGCAGCAGCCTCCCCTGGACCTAAAAGCAATGTTcaagaaatttcaaaatttgctGCCTATCACAAAACCTccctttgtttatttacactaTGTACTGTTCTTATTCTCTTAGTCAATCTGCCTCCACTTCTATCGATCTGCTTCCCATACATATGATGTTTGCTAGGTGCTTTCACTAAGAGTTTCCAGTGTTGGAAGATGAATTCTACTatatattctatttaaatatatacacataagTACTTGAAGGGTATAAAAACATTCTCTTGGCAAAGCTTTCTATCTcgtttttaatgtttttaaaaccACGATGATCTATGAGGGTTCCGTACCCTCAttacaaattgtaaattataaattattaaaaaaatgctgTTTCTCACCCGTTATATAAGGGCCCACTCGTTGCCATGGTTTGTCATATAGGAAATCGAAAGACTCGAAGGGCAGAGAAACTTTGTGGGTGTACTGATATGTCAAGGATATTATACCAGAAATGCTCCACGAGCTGAGTAGAAAAACGAAAAGTGTAATAGCCACGGCTTTGAAGTACCTGAAAACGGTAAGTTTTAAGTTCTAGGAAAGTAATCTAGAAAAGCTTTCACCCACTTTCTGGCCAAAGCTAAAAGCAGAGCAGCCATCACATAAAACTGCATTTCGTTGGCCATATACCAGCTCCACATCATGCACATTTCGGTTTGCGGAAAGTAGTTgtttatatacaaaatattgcGCCACCAATACAGGCGGCAAGTATTGTGCTCTATTTTGGCCGGCTGAAATACCGAAGTGTCTAGCCCTTGCCTGAAATAATAAATCCATGTTATGACAAAGTATAATAAAagaatacaataaatatagctTACCTTACGGCAAAGTCATTGAAGATAACTACAAACAGATAAACTGGTGTTAGTCGTAGGTAGCGATAGAGCAGCATCATAAGCGATTCCGAAAAGCAGCTTTTTATGAAAAGGCATGTTTCCGTCGAATGTTTGCGATCCTGCTTGAGGTAGAGCATTGTGACAAGCAGGCCGCTGATAAAAAAGAATGAGTCTACAGAGAAAGTGGCATTGCCAATCACCTGATACCAAAAAGAGCGCTCTGTGATGATCCTTTCAAACTGATGTTTCGCTTTGTTAATTCGATTcgtttaatttggtttttatagcAAAGCACTTACTTTATTTTCACCAATGGCAAACATCTGAAGATAAGTGTGCACCATCATGGTCCAAAGCACGGAGAATACTCTTAATCCATGTAGGCAGGCAGTGTGGGTCTGCTTAGGGAAGCCAGCAGTAGCAGATGAATGGATTAATTGTAGATACTTTACCTCTAAACTTACCTCCTTGGTCTTCTTGATGTTTAGAATTGCCTTGGCATTTGTTTGCAATGCGAAGCACAATAGTATTTGTTGATGGAAAGCTGCGAAGGGTAAAGCCGATTAGGGACAGAGTGACTGGTATTAGGTAAATGAATGCTCAGGTATGGTTTAATGCTCACCAACAGATTGCTTCGCCTCATAAGTTCCAGTGCCTCCAGCACAACTCCCACTTTCCACTTGGTAATCGCCCATTTCTGACTTTTCCCCAACTGACGTGGAAGTGTTGGGGTCAGCGAATTCTTGTTGAACACCGTTTTCCACGTCAGATAAGTCCCCACACCTTTGTCTATTTCCATTCACATCTACTTCGGGGCTCTCCGTTGAAGAGCTAGTGCAGCCCAAGGGGCGCATTTGAAATAGCTCGAAGGACTTGCCATAAAATACGTCGTTTTTGGCAGAGGTTCCATCGCATTTGCCACTAATGGCTGCAATAGGTGCCACAACTAAACGACGTTCGTCGATTTTGAGCTGATAATAGGAAGCAACCAAAATCACCAGAACGAGAGTGAGCATAAAGCTGCTACAGTGGGATaacaatttgaataaatttatatttgtttttaagatGATAACCTACATGAAAACCTGAAACTTTAACTGACGCCAGTGGGAATAAAGTCCGGGCACAGTGCGAACATGGAGGATCTGAAGCGGAGGTTGTTGCATCGAGGTATTGTGCGCGCCCAAAACAGTCAGCATTCGAGCATATGGATCAAGGGACAAGATGGATTTGACATCAATGTCAGAACAAGATTTGGGTAAACACTCTCCCAGACTCAAAAGCATCTGAAGAATGAACGGGATTTGTGGTTAATAAATGTTGGAAATCTGAAATTTAAATCAGGAACCAACCGATCGATTTAGACTGGGCAAATGAAGCGCAACATCCGCTACATAGAACTGCAAATCAAAGTGCTGGCGCTCTTCAGTTAAACTCTGTCGGTTGAGCTCATAACAGAAAGAAAGCTGACCGAGCCACTTGTCGTTTCCAAAGAGAAGCTGGCCACGGTAGCGCCCAGATGAATCATAAGCTAGAAGAGTTAAGATTGGAatggaattaaaaatttagaaatgGATATTCTCATGCAGTGACTTACCCTTTTGGGCCCACTCGTAACTAGAATGAAGTGCCGTCAAATACGCTTGCATTTCGAGCCCGCAGCCTGTGCGAACATTTGTTCGAATCTCAGAAATCTGCCAGTAGAAGTGGTCATAGAGAT
This Drosophila simulans strain w501 chromosome X, Prin_Dsim_3.1, whole genome shotgun sequence DNA region includes the following protein-coding sequences:
- the LOC6724755 gene encoding uncharacterized protein LOC6724755 isoform X1, encoding MSYLSIAVLAVLMLNFNCISKCLNETKKLEPAPLTGHRLVSRDGNTTILHEVQKTEAELPLFLNTHEILPLKPLKKKPYLPLEKILPTIEYVKPPQPLKEFELHPVTFDFNLGDLEDLEHEVIKKGDLNNQNQHVLTLDTSYNPSNPDENDTVDVHIGEFSTEPNTATLPGTSSTLSAMTSSTSNTHILKILGSKPLMAPKLSRDLLKQSGDNEMQLKTLGSTINSIHRYLGTTANGTGNGSAVESLYGQANYFQLVANLYDHFYWQISEIRTNVRTGCGLEMQAYLTALHSSYEWAQKAYDSSGRYRGQLLFGNDKWLGQLSFCYELNRQSLTEERQHFDLQFYVADVALHLPSLNRSMLLSLGECLPKSCSDIDVKSILSLDPYARMLTVLGAHNTSMQQPPLQILHVRTVPGLYSHWRQLKFQVFISFMLTLVLVILVASYYQLKIDERRLVVAPIAAISGKCDGTSAKNDVFYGKSFELFQMRPLGCTSSSTESPEVDVNGNRQRCGDLSDVENGVQQEFADPNTSTSVGEKSEMGDYQVESGSCAGGTGTYEAKQSVAFHQQILLCFALQTNAKAILNIKKTKEVSLETHTACLHGLRVFSVLWTMMVHTYLQMFAIGENKFERIITERSFWYQVIGNATFSVDSFFFISGLLVTMLYLKQDRKHSTETCLFIKSCFSESLMMLLYRYLRLTPVYLFVVIFNDFAVRQGLDTSVFQPAKIEHNTCRLYWWRNILYINNYFPQTEMCMMWSWYMANEMQFYVMAALLLALARKYFKAVAITLFVFLLSSWSISGIISLTYQYTHKVSLPFESFDFLYDKPWQRVGPYITGMCTGYVLYKVKTPPLISRRLNLFLWACSLFVLLIVVFGVWEGHLGTTSSAFYVGVAHTAFGCGLVWIVLSCCWGLVPTVNAILSYRVMWPLSRLTYCAYLIHPIIMFICSSHMSGTVHLSNPLILTLFLGNAVVSFGSAFVISAFFEAPVIRILKICFKK
- the LOC6724755 gene encoding uncharacterized protein LOC6724755 isoform X6 produces the protein MSYLSIAVLAVLMLNFNCISKCLNETKKLEPAPLTGHRLVSRDGNTTILHEVQKTEAELPLFLNTHEILPLKPLKKKPYLPLEKILPTIEYVKPPQPLKEFELHPVTFDFNLGDLEDLEHEVIKKGDLNNQNQHVLTLDTSYNPSNPDENDTVDVHIGEFSTEPNTATLPGTSSTLSAMTSSTSNTHILKILGSKPLMAPKLSRDLLKQSGDNEMQLKTLGSTINSIHRYLGTTANGTGNGSAVESLYGQANYFQLVANLYDHFYWQISEIRTNVRTGCGLEMQAYLTALHSSYEWAQKAYDSSGRYRGQLLFGNDKWLGQLSFCYELNRQSLTEERQHFDLQFYVADVALHLPSLNRSMLLSLGECLPKSCSDIDVKSILSLDPYARMLTVLGAHNTSMQQPPLQILHVRTVPGLYSHWRQLKFQVFISFMLTLVLVILVASYYQLKIDERRLVVAPIAAISGKCDGTSAKNDVFYGKSFELFQMRPLGCTSSSTESPEVDVNGNRQRCGDLSDVENGVQQEFADPNTSTSVGEKSEMGDYQVESGSCAGGTGTYEAKQSVAFHQQILLCFALQTNAKAILNIKKTKEVSLETHTACLHGLRVFSVLWTMMVHTYLQMFAIGENKFERIITERSFWYQVIGNATFSVDSFFFISGLLVTMLYLKQDRKHSTETCLFIKSCFSESLMMLLYRYLRLTPVYLFVVIFNDFAVRQGLDTSVFQPAKIEHNTCRLYWWRNILYINNYFPQTEMCMMWSWYMANEMQFYVMAALLLALARNRGYYTFRFSTQLVEHFWYNILDISVHPQSFSALRVFRFPI
- the LOC6724755 gene encoding uncharacterized protein LOC6724755 isoform X3 — encoded protein: MSYLSIAVLAVLMLNFNCISKCLNETKKLEPAPLTGHRLVSRDGNTTILHEVQKTEAELPLFLNTHEILPLKPLKKKPYLPLEKILPTIEYVKPPQPLKEFELHPVTFDFNLGDLEDLEHEVIKKGDLNNQNQHVLTLDTSYNPSNPDENDTVDVHIGEFSTEPNTATLPGTSSTLSAMTSSTSNTHILKILGSKPLMAPKLSRDLLKQSGDNEMQLKTLGSTINSIHRYLGTTANGTGNGSAVESLYGQANYFQLVANLYDHFYWQISEIRTNVRTGCGLEMQAYLTALHSSYEWAQKAYDSSGRYRGQLLFGNDKWLGQLSFCYELNRQSLTEERQHFDLQFYVADVALHLPSLNRSMLLSLGECLPKSCSDIDVKSILSLDPYARMLTVLGAHNTSMQQPPLQILHVRTVPGLYSHWRQLKFQVFISFMLTLVLVILVASYYQLKIDERRLVVAPIAAISGKCDGTSAKNDVFYGKSFELFQMRPLGCTSSSTESPEVDVNGNRQRCGDLSDVENGVQQEFADPNTSTSVGEKSEMGDYQVESGSCAGGTGTYEAKQSVAFHQQILLCFALQTNAKAILNIKKTKEQTHTACLHGLRVFSVLWTMMVHTYLQMFAIGENKFERIITERSFWYQVIGNATFSVDSFFFISGLLVTMLYLKQDRKHSTETCLFIKSCFSESLMMLLYRYLRLTPVYLFVVIFNDFAVRQGLDTSVFQPAKIEHNTCRLYWWRNILYINNYFPQTEMCMMWSWYMANEMQFYVMAALLLALARKYFKAVAITLFVFLLSSWSISGIISLTYQYTHKVSLPFESFDFLYDKPWQRVGPYITGMCTGYVLYKVKTPPLISRRLNLFLWACSLFVLLIVVFGVWEGHLGTTSSAFYVGVAHTAFGCGLVWIVLSCCWGLVPTVNAILSYRVMWPLSRLTYCAYLIHPIIMFICSSHMSGTVHLSNPLILTLFLGNAVVSFGSAFVISAFFEAPVIRILKICFKK